From a single Diachasmimorpha longicaudata isolate KC_UGA_2023 chromosome 15, iyDiaLong2, whole genome shotgun sequence genomic region:
- the LOC135169413 gene encoding uncharacterized protein LOC135169413, translated as MSETSHPSRDPKNLSEPFAVIEFLEKNEKGLPCIDLVPKKWFNSAEEDTCKFPPTTEYHLLDDYLEKLHSPKDSWQSYPFCFITGAADLDQGRRRLKKAQVTLNCETTDGENDRKGGRSETSSKAKISAKPLTASKSQLNNIFSTKIPIPPRNQTPKSGIQAKPKTRFQSIYQSGSDSEDENHDCLIANPEEIRASKAQNNSGFLQMSSKSRSVPTGACLSFKQRSRKNITLLKDVETDESESNDSSDGILQSPTKSMDSARNTRKELHLTPPSPLVHNASGNRKRRASSTTRAEDGLNSIVSPGTPKTSRSMMVPPAKMPKMLGPQNQLSSSHYADNERRILNSLRDYFDQQLDEKLENLRRRMAYDLKQSMNELKTTIIGTNLAPASGPSLLEIQKQMSTPLPFEMDDKFQEYEAILTTDPNLVETLRLFMRVLISNKKEMKICVSTILSAVLRKTVSLHYSGYGNKEAGGKKKKNFYNTTVCKVLIDVIIEVIGSSTDEKKIMSEVSTWLSRSGDREGGRKERQRGSSHHNENNSVCSFDTNR; from the exons atgtcggaaacctcacatccatctcgcgatccaaaaaatctcagcgaaccattcgcagtcatcgaatttctcgagaaaaacgaaaaagggctaccatgcattgatttggtgccgaaaaaatggtttaatagtgcagaagaagacacctgtaaattcccaccgacaactgaatatcatctacttgacgactacttggaaaaattgcactcgcccaaggactcttggcaaagttatccattttgcttcatcaccggagcag ctgatttggatcagggtcgcagaagattaaaaaaggcccaagtaactctcaactgtgagacaaccgatggtgaaaatgatcgaaagggggggaggtccgaaacttcctcgaaagcaaaaatttcagcaaaacccttaactgcatcaaagtctcaactaaacaacatctttagtactaaaatcccgattccacctagaaatcaaactccaaagtctg gtatacaagcaaaaccaaagacaagatttcaaagcatttaccagagtggatctgactctgaagacgaaaatcatgattgtcttatagctaatcctgaggagattcgagcctcaaaggctcaaaataattctggctttttgcaaatgtcgagtaaatcgcgatctgtaccaacag gtgcatgtttatcatttaaacagcggtcaaggaagaatattactttgcttaaagacgtcgaaactgatgaatctgagagcaatgattcctccgatggaattctgcagtcacctacaaaatcgatggactcagcgagaaatacaagaaaagaacttcatttgacacctccttcaccactagtccataacgcttcag gtaaccgaaaaaggcgtgcatcgtctactacacgcgctgaagacggattgaattcgattgtgagcccaggaactccaaaaacttcacgatcaatgatggtaccccctgctaagatgccaaaaatgctgggaccacaaaaccagttgtcatctagtcattatgctgataatgaacgtcgaatcctgaactcccttcgagattactttgatcagcaattagatgaaaagctcgaaaatttaagacgcaggatggcttacgatttaaagcagtctatgaatgagctcaagaccacaatcattggcactaatctagccccagcttctggtcctagcttgcttgaaatacagaagcagatgtctacgccactaccatttgaaatggatgataagttccaggaatacgaagcgatattgacaacggacccaaatctcgtagaaacactg cgattattcatgagagttttgataagcaataaaaaagagatgaaaatatgtgtttccactatcctatctgcggttctgaggaagacagtgtcactgcactattctggttacggaaataaggaagctggcggaaagaaaaagaaaaatttttataacactacagtatgcaaagtactgattgatgtgataattgaggtaataggatccagcactgatgagaagaagataatgtcagaagtaagtacttggttgtcacgttctggcgatcgagagggtgggcgtaaggaacgacaacgcgggtcaagtcatcataacgagaataattcagtttgttcctttgataccaatcgataa